The following are encoded together in the Pedobacter steynii genome:
- a CDS encoding M1 family metallopeptidase has protein sequence MTRLFKNMLTLVCCIAGLSPVCGQQPVAFNPLESFKQVMYPAGNALRTVNGKPGSQYWQNRADYQISADFDTLSRQLKATQEVSYFNNSPDALSELWFLLGQNRFRKDSRTTMLTPLNGSRFGIMEFTDGFVLEKVMIKNNKDGTWSKVDYKIMNDQLKVILPEDLNTKAKLSIRIDYHFILPKNGSDFMGVLPTVNGTIYQFASWFPRILVYDDIEGWNTSNSGYYIEPGKLKYKITVPSECIVQGTGQLLNPEQVLTKIQLERLHAAKKSDQTVQIRTAKEAGMSSSRPGPGRLTWHFSADNAGDGLFVVSKSFIWDAVKVDMPNKEVVMAMSLYPVESNYDTWKQSAQTMKKVLESYSKLWSPYPFETSVNVAGPVTGIGGPGVSFIHYKSDGMANGVWSKINHELGHSWFNMMIAGNGRQAWMVEGLNSFINHVNGEVLEGETAFLMADAVDWLGKAKPGQSVATPYELMIDKNFALLAYMKPAVALNLLRTQVLGKKRFDDAFRTFVQAWKFKHPVPADFFRCMEKETGENLSWFWQSWFLNDWSLDQSIENVKYVNEQPEKGIDIKLVNKGKMVMPLVLEIIEFNGQVNRVSLPAEVWQKGTEWTFHYPSTTAVISVKLDPDRALPDTDLGNNIWRGNASQKKVPAGMTAQTVLDRYFAAIGGKALVLKLKSAVLKYTRGEGKMLYTLEQTASFPDQYSFILDFAPLAQPLQKYTVNGENVNYQKFGAPEELNAKQSLQVKLMCRLFPELEMNTGKHQLRLADSTRNLSGTDVYVLFANENHAAGRAYYYDVKTGLKVKEEDLMHLDPDLPYTSMEMAEYKLLDGLMLPYTLIFKRAGENETLLKGKEFKLTMN, from the coding sequence ATGACCAGATTATTTAAAAATATGCTCACTCTGGTTTGTTGTATAGCAGGCCTAAGTCCGGTATGTGGGCAACAGCCTGTAGCATTCAATCCACTGGAAAGCTTTAAACAAGTGATGTATCCGGCTGGAAACGCCCTGCGGACAGTAAACGGAAAACCAGGATCTCAATATTGGCAGAACCGGGCAGATTATCAGATCTCGGCAGACTTTGATACGCTATCACGTCAATTAAAAGCTACTCAGGAAGTAAGTTACTTTAATAATAGTCCTGATGCCTTATCAGAGCTTTGGTTCCTGCTGGGACAGAACCGCTTTCGTAAAGATTCCAGAACTACCATGCTGACCCCATTAAATGGTAGCCGCTTTGGAATCATGGAGTTCACTGATGGTTTTGTGCTGGAGAAAGTGATGATCAAAAATAATAAAGACGGAACATGGAGTAAAGTAGACTATAAGATCATGAATGATCAGCTTAAGGTCATACTGCCGGAAGATTTAAACACGAAGGCTAAGCTGAGTATCCGTATCGATTATCATTTTATACTTCCCAAAAACGGCTCTGATTTTATGGGTGTTTTGCCAACCGTAAATGGTACAATCTACCAGTTTGCTTCCTGGTTTCCTCGGATATTGGTCTATGATGATATAGAAGGTTGGAACACTTCAAACTCCGGGTATTATATCGAACCCGGAAAGCTGAAATATAAAATTACGGTGCCTTCGGAATGTATCGTTCAGGGTACAGGGCAGCTCCTTAATCCGGAACAGGTTTTAACTAAAATCCAACTGGAAAGATTACATGCTGCAAAAAAAAGCGACCAGACTGTTCAGATTCGTACGGCTAAAGAAGCGGGCATGAGTTCATCAAGGCCTGGCCCGGGACGCTTAACCTGGCATTTTAGCGCAGATAATGCGGGGGATGGATTGTTTGTGGTCTCAAAGTCTTTTATATGGGATGCGGTGAAAGTTGACATGCCGAATAAAGAAGTAGTTATGGCTATGTCGCTATATCCGGTAGAAAGTAATTATGACACCTGGAAGCAGTCGGCGCAAACGATGAAAAAAGTGTTGGAATCTTATTCAAAGTTATGGTCTCCATATCCTTTTGAAACCTCGGTCAATGTTGCAGGCCCGGTTACAGGTATAGGCGGTCCGGGGGTAAGTTTTATTCATTATAAATCAGACGGTATGGCCAACGGAGTGTGGTCTAAGATAAACCACGAGCTGGGGCATTCCTGGTTTAATATGATGATTGCAGGTAATGGTCGCCAGGCCTGGATGGTGGAAGGATTAAATTCTTTCATCAACCATGTGAATGGAGAGGTGCTGGAAGGTGAGACCGCTTTTTTGATGGCTGATGCGGTTGACTGGCTTGGAAAAGCTAAACCCGGTCAGTCCGTCGCAACACCTTATGAGCTGATGATCGATAAGAACTTTGCGCTGCTGGCTTATATGAAACCAGCTGTGGCCCTGAACTTATTGAGGACACAGGTGTTGGGTAAGAAGCGTTTTGATGACGCTTTCCGGACTTTTGTTCAGGCCTGGAAGTTTAAACATCCGGTTCCCGCTGATTTCTTCAGGTGTATGGAAAAGGAAACCGGAGAAAATCTCAGCTGGTTCTGGCAAAGCTGGTTTCTGAACGACTGGAGCCTGGACCAATCCATTGAAAATGTCAAATATGTAAATGAACAACCAGAAAAGGGAATAGACATCAAGCTGGTTAATAAAGGGAAAATGGTGATGCCGCTGGTGCTGGAGATTATAGAATTTAACGGGCAGGTAAACAGAGTCAGCCTGCCAGCAGAGGTCTGGCAAAAAGGTACGGAATGGACTTTTCACTACCCCTCAACCACTGCGGTCATTTCGGTAAAGTTAGATCCGGACCGTGCACTCCCGGACACGGACCTGGGTAATAATATCTGGCGTGGAAATGCCAGTCAAAAAAAGGTGCCTGCAGGAATGACTGCCCAAACTGTTCTTGATCGGTATTTTGCAGCTATAGGGGGGAAGGCCTTAGTTCTGAAATTAAAAAGTGCCGTTCTCAAATATACCAGGGGGGAGGGGAAAATGCTTTATACATTGGAACAAACCGCTTCCTTCCCTGATCAATACAGTTTTATACTTGATTTTGCCCCCCTCGCTCAGCCATTACAAAAATATACGGTAAATGGAGAAAACGTGAATTACCAGAAGTTTGGCGCTCCGGAAGAACTCAATGCAAAGCAAAGCCTGCAGGTTAAACTCATGTGCCGCCTGTTTCCGGAACTAGAAATGAATACAGGTAAACATCAGTTAAGACTGGCTGATTCTACCAGGAACTTAAGTGGGACTGATGTTTATGTTCTTTTTGCAAATGAAAATCATGCTGCCGGACGGGCCTATTATTACGACGTGAAGACCGGGCTTAAAGTAAAAGAAGAAGACCTGATGCATTTAGATCCAGACCTGCCCTATACGAGTATGGAAATGGCAGAGTACAAACTATTAGACGGCCTGATGCTGCCATACACACTGATCTTTAAACGGGCCGGAGAAAATGAGACACTGCTTAAAGGCAAGGAATTTAAACTAACCATGAACTAA
- the lat gene encoding L-lysine 6-transaminase: protein MYQLTVAPDQVNETLSKHILADGFDLTYDMEQSQGAYIYDSKYKRNLLDFFTCFASVPLGYNHPKMINDEAFKKNLLLAALSNPSNSDVYTQQYAQFVDTFSKVGIPDYLPHAFFIAGGALAVENAIKVAMDWKVQKNFAKGIKEEKGFKVLHFEKAFHGRTGYTLSLTNTLPDKTKWFAKFDWPRVSVPTVKFPLQDENLKKAIDTEEASIAQIKQAFADNKDEICAIIVEPIQSEGGDNHLREEFLIQLKTIADENDAFLIYDEVQTGVGLTGKFWCHQHFSEKARPDIVAFGKKMQVCGILVGNKVDQVEGNVFNVPSRINSTWGGNLVDMVRSSQILQIIHDDKLCDHAATIGQYLKENLEQLAQKHDKITNVRGKGLLCAFDFPSKEMRNAFIQKGMDNNVMFLGCGNQTIRFRPALCIEKKHIDEGLAAMEKILPAL, encoded by the coding sequence ATGTATCAACTAACTGTAGCTCCGGATCAGGTAAATGAAACTTTAAGTAAACACATTTTAGCCGATGGTTTCGACCTTACCTATGATATGGAACAAAGCCAGGGGGCTTATATTTACGACTCTAAATACAAGCGTAATTTACTGGATTTCTTTACTTGTTTTGCTTCTGTCCCACTAGGATATAACCATCCTAAAATGATCAATGATGAAGCCTTTAAAAAGAACCTTTTATTGGCTGCATTGTCCAACCCTTCGAACTCCGATGTTTATACACAGCAATATGCCCAATTCGTAGATACCTTCTCCAAAGTTGGAATTCCTGATTACCTGCCTCATGCCTTTTTCATTGCTGGTGGTGCACTAGCGGTTGAGAATGCAATCAAAGTGGCAATGGACTGGAAAGTTCAAAAAAACTTTGCCAAAGGAATAAAAGAAGAAAAAGGATTCAAAGTACTGCATTTTGAAAAAGCTTTCCATGGCAGGACCGGATATACGCTGAGTTTAACCAACACACTACCCGATAAAACTAAATGGTTTGCAAAGTTCGACTGGCCAAGGGTATCTGTACCAACTGTGAAGTTTCCCTTACAGGACGAAAACCTAAAAAAGGCTATCGATACAGAGGAAGCATCTATCGCACAGATCAAACAGGCCTTTGCAGACAATAAAGATGAAATCTGCGCCATCATTGTGGAGCCAATCCAGTCTGAAGGTGGAGATAACCATTTACGCGAAGAGTTTTTAATCCAGTTAAAAACCATCGCCGATGAGAATGATGCCTTCCTGATATACGATGAAGTACAGACAGGCGTTGGATTAACCGGTAAATTCTGGTGTCACCAGCATTTCAGTGAAAAAGCACGTCCTGATATCGTTGCTTTTGGTAAAAAGATGCAGGTATGCGGAATTCTGGTAGGCAATAAAGTAGATCAGGTAGAAGGCAATGTATTTAATGTTCCTTCAAGGATTAATTCTACCTGGGGCGGTAACCTTGTGGATATGGTACGCTCTTCACAGATTCTGCAGATCATCCATGATGATAAATTATGTGATCACGCTGCAACTATCGGTCAGTATTTAAAAGAAAATCTGGAGCAGCTTGCTCAGAAACATGATAAAATCACTAATGTAAGAGGTAAAGGTTTACTTTGCGCCTTTGACTTTCCGAGTAAAGAAATGCGTAATGCATTTATCCAGAAAGGGATGGACAACAATGTGATGTTCCTGGGTTGTGGAAATCAAACCATCCGCTTCAGGCCAGCACTTTGTATTGAGAAAAAACACATTGATGAGGGACTTGCAGCAATGGAGAAAATTTTGCCTGCGTTATAA
- a CDS encoding TlpA family protein disulfide reductase yields MSKQTYADKQENTIRFNVKITSPKPPFIAFGHLKGKHAQETEMIMLDQGQASIKRKIPAKLQIASFGEIPVLVSEGGVVNLSIELLKERIAGHAYIARFKGINAFKQSIPYQISSLYRISVEDLKMMDAEALRKCFLEKGRQAQQLIRKAKVEDPKERSLLLRYESVLRVLAIGAFNRAHETKQDISAEIYTALLEAYNFKGENLNRICQGNTMDSYVQILLAGKSRPSDARLKKMELLLTDRNQFVIQRYVIAEFRAMFRPKGLTPELDAFYSKLKLACTDAEILKELDQFYTYQVNLMPGKPATDFALRDWNGKMVKISDFKGKMLVIDCWGTWCSGCLENLPFFEKIAEGYKDSTDIVFMTMALEPEDGLSWRQYIKEHHMEKGIHLHIPNVETDPVWGLLRNVYQLDTYPRYMVIDRQGNFIDAYLDYPMFPVFKEKIDRWYKEKR; encoded by the coding sequence ATGAGTAAGCAGACCTACGCTGATAAGCAGGAAAATACCATAAGGTTTAATGTGAAAATTACTTCGCCAAAGCCCCCTTTTATTGCATTTGGTCATTTGAAAGGTAAGCATGCGCAGGAAACCGAAATGATCATGTTAGACCAGGGACAGGCCAGTATCAAAAGAAAAATTCCGGCTAAACTGCAAATTGCCTCTTTTGGTGAGATTCCAGTATTGGTTAGTGAAGGAGGAGTAGTTAATTTATCAATTGAATTACTAAAAGAGAGAATAGCGGGACATGCTTATATTGCCAGATTTAAAGGGATCAATGCTTTTAAACAAAGCATTCCTTACCAGATCAGCAGCCTGTACAGGATTTCAGTCGAAGACCTTAAAATGATGGATGCTGAGGCATTAAGAAAATGTTTCCTGGAAAAGGGTAGGCAGGCACAGCAGCTAATCCGTAAAGCTAAAGTCGAGGATCCGAAGGAAAGGTCTTTACTTTTAAGGTATGAAAGCGTACTTCGGGTATTGGCAATCGGGGCCTTTAACAGGGCGCATGAAACAAAACAGGATATCTCTGCCGAAATTTATACTGCTCTTCTTGAAGCATATAATTTTAAAGGCGAAAACCTGAATCGCATTTGTCAGGGGAATACTATGGATTCCTATGTGCAAATTTTATTGGCGGGCAAATCCAGACCTTCAGATGCCAGATTAAAGAAAATGGAATTGCTGTTAACCGACAGGAACCAGTTTGTAATACAACGTTATGTGATAGCGGAATTTCGCGCGATGTTCAGACCGAAAGGATTAACACCTGAACTGGATGCTTTCTATTCCAAACTCAAACTGGCATGCACTGATGCTGAAATACTGAAGGAACTTGATCAGTTCTATACTTATCAGGTTAATCTCATGCCTGGAAAACCTGCTACAGATTTTGCATTACGCGACTGGAATGGAAAAATGGTTAAAATCTCTGATTTTAAAGGAAAAATGCTGGTGATAGATTGCTGGGGTACCTGGTGCAGTGGGTGCTTGGAGAATCTTCCCTTCTTTGAGAAAATTGCAGAGGGCTATAAAGATAGTACGGATATCGTATTTATGACAATGGCGCTTGAACCTGAAGATGGGCTGTCATGGAGGCAATACATCAAAGAACACCATATGGAAAAGGGCATCCACTTGCATATTCCAAATGTAGAAACAGACCCGGTATGGGGTTTATTGAGAAATGTCTATCAGCTGGACACTTACCCAAGATATATGGTGATAGACCGGCAAGGTAATTTTATCGATGCTTATTTGGATTATCCGATGTTTCCTGTTTTCAAAGAAAAGATCGATCGCTGGTATAAAGAAAAAAGATAA
- a CDS encoding carboxy terminal-processing peptidase has protein sequence MNYTNQSNSFRIFICIAAFFLDPLNMATAQTEIPDAVAVQKKTILAVVQNLEQKHVKPKAIDDQFSAIVWKKYLESLDPNKDILLKTDFQQLKKYELNIDDDLHNGSAAFFNAAYQIYQQRLIAAAAGYKKILATPLNFSNNESVQLNGTLRDFAENQTALTRLWQQKAKYMVLKKMMDLDKSKTNNPVQEKEARVKVDKWLAGTFKNLTGPSAVNEKFSQYLNIVTLEVDPHTSYFAPVQTRNMNSQMAKRFYGIGLELQDKEGDVFIKALRPGGMAIKSGLVDVNDRILSISDANGKMLDISGVPITEVANLIRGDKDTEVSLALLKMNGQEKTVALKRAEIKDEEGRARSAVIEKDGQKIGYLYLPEFYVDMNNPNGIRSADDVQNEIIRLKEQQVKGIVFDLRNNGGGSLDEVVKMTGYFIGPGPKVQIKDPKEIKIHTTKTSALYDGPLVVMVNEQSASASEIFAAAIQDYNRGIIVGSPSTYGKGTAQATIPMGKMGDKITGSPNVSYGSMRLTQHHFYRINGASTQLKGVQSDVVLPGKLAYLKIKESDNITALAWDSIPAAAYIKSHKAEVWDKMLNLAKEAAANKDVFKIIDENSKLLAKHQLDPVSLNYSKFGKQQSELLTYVRNIEHAAQLPDAKKISVMRIANYSEVSGNEWYQKWIEGISADLYLDKSLDIINKIIAVK, from the coding sequence ATGAATTATACTAACCAATCCAATAGCTTCCGGATTTTTATCTGCATTGCTGCATTTTTTTTAGATCCGCTGAATATGGCAACTGCACAGACGGAAATTCCGGATGCAGTTGCAGTGCAAAAGAAAACCATTTTGGCCGTAGTTCAGAACCTGGAGCAAAAACATGTGAAGCCTAAAGCTATCGATGATCAGTTCTCTGCTATAGTCTGGAAAAAATACCTGGAAAGTCTGGACCCCAATAAAGATATATTGCTGAAAACTGATTTTCAACAATTGAAAAAATATGAGTTGAATATCGACGATGATCTCCATAATGGATCTGCCGCCTTTTTTAACGCGGCTTATCAGATCTACCAGCAAAGACTAATTGCCGCAGCTGCGGGTTACAAAAAGATATTGGCAACCCCTCTTAATTTTAGCAATAACGAATCTGTTCAACTGAATGGTACTTTACGCGATTTTGCAGAAAATCAGACTGCTTTAACAAGGTTGTGGCAGCAAAAAGCAAAATACATGGTGTTAAAGAAAATGATGGATCTTGATAAAAGCAAAACAAATAACCCTGTTCAGGAAAAGGAAGCCCGTGTAAAAGTAGACAAGTGGCTGGCAGGTACATTTAAGAATTTAACAGGCCCCTCTGCTGTAAATGAAAAATTTAGTCAGTATCTGAATATCGTAACACTTGAAGTTGATCCGCATACTTCGTATTTCGCCCCTGTTCAGACCAGAAACATGAATAGTCAGATGGCAAAACGCTTTTATGGCATTGGGCTGGAATTACAGGATAAAGAAGGTGATGTATTCATTAAAGCCCTCAGGCCGGGAGGTATGGCTATAAAAAGCGGGTTGGTAGATGTGAATGATCGCATTCTGAGTATTAGTGATGCCAACGGTAAAATGCTTGATATTTCCGGAGTTCCCATTACAGAGGTTGCTAATCTGATCAGGGGCGATAAGGATACTGAAGTCTCGCTTGCCTTGTTGAAAATGAATGGGCAGGAAAAAACTGTAGCTTTAAAAAGAGCCGAAATTAAAGATGAAGAAGGAAGAGCCAGAAGTGCGGTAATCGAAAAAGACGGGCAGAAAATAGGATACCTTTATTTACCGGAGTTTTATGTAGACATGAACAATCCAAACGGCATCCGGTCTGCAGATGATGTCCAGAATGAAATCATCAGGTTAAAAGAACAACAGGTAAAAGGAATCGTTTTTGACCTGCGCAACAACGGCGGCGGCTCATTAGATGAAGTGGTTAAAATGACTGGTTACTTTATCGGACCGGGGCCAAAGGTGCAGATTAAAGATCCTAAAGAAATTAAAATACATACCACTAAAACTTCGGCTTTATATGACGGACCACTGGTGGTAATGGTTAATGAGCAAAGTGCCTCAGCTTCCGAAATATTTGCCGCTGCAATTCAGGATTACAATCGGGGAATTATTGTGGGCAGCCCCTCTACGTATGGAAAAGGAACAGCCCAGGCAACAATCCCAATGGGTAAAATGGGAGATAAAATAACGGGAAGCCCTAATGTTAGCTATGGCTCCATGCGCCTGACTCAACATCATTTCTACCGGATCAATGGCGCGTCTACACAACTAAAAGGTGTACAATCAGATGTGGTATTACCTGGAAAACTAGCCTACCTTAAAATTAAAGAAAGTGACAATATAACTGCTCTGGCCTGGGATAGTATCCCGGCCGCAGCTTATATTAAATCCCACAAAGCGGAAGTCTGGGATAAGATGTTAAATCTGGCAAAAGAAGCGGCAGCAAATAAAGATGTATTTAAAATTATAGATGAAAATAGTAAATTGTTAGCAAAACATCAGCTGGATCCTGTGAGCTTAAACTACAGTAAATTCGGTAAACAGCAATCAGAATTGTTAACTTATGTTCGGAACATCGAACATGCGGCCCAGTTACCGGACGCAAAAAAGATCAGTGTGATGCGCATCGCGAATTATAGTGAAGTATCTGGTAACGAATGGTACCAAAAATGGATAGAGGGGATTTCGGCAGACTTATACCTTGACAAGAGTCTGGATATTATCAATAAAATTATTGCAGTTAAATAA
- a CDS encoding FecR family protein, which translates to MDQEEKINWEKLLKHLEDHQENGRGDDELNQQELEMLLLAEETNMNLNRTDPEMRFPVEAGWEELQERYKEKNNTRKLVTHRNKRHWLRVAAAIFLAFIGSALWFYRIAEAPVPDSAVAGIKLTMDNGETVSVDPAKTAALRDAGAILKDNTLIYQKESAMPQENEKQHNLNVLEVPFGKQTKVELSDGTSVWINAGSKISYPTRFSAVKREVTLEGEAFFEVSHNTKRPFVVHVNGLDIRVLGTAFNVNSFGPVVHTALVKGKVNLEAGSRFISLMPGEMGSYTVSNGSLQKNETDLRTYTAWKEGEIYFNNNSLGEIASRLEREYDLDFNFQDESLKNLHFTIDMPKNEGDVQKILNNIRLSTNQVNFVVKGNLILVQRR; encoded by the coding sequence ATGGATCAGGAAGAAAAAATAAACTGGGAAAAGCTGTTAAAGCACTTGGAAGACCATCAGGAAAATGGACGTGGGGATGATGAATTGAATCAGCAGGAGCTTGAGATGTTGCTGCTGGCAGAAGAAACAAATATGAATTTAAATAGAACAGACCCAGAAATGAGATTTCCTGTAGAAGCGGGCTGGGAAGAGTTGCAGGAAAGATATAAAGAAAAAAATAATACGCGAAAGCTGGTTACTCATCGCAACAAACGCCATTGGCTGAGGGTTGCTGCTGCCATTTTCCTGGCTTTTATTGGGTCTGCTTTGTGGTTTTATCGCATAGCTGAAGCTCCGGTCCCTGACAGCGCTGTAGCCGGTATTAAACTGACGATGGATAACGGGGAAACTGTTTCGGTTGATCCGGCTAAGACAGCGGCATTAAGAGACGCAGGAGCAATTTTAAAGGATAATACCCTGATTTATCAAAAAGAAAGTGCTATGCCGCAAGAAAACGAAAAACAGCATAATTTGAATGTACTGGAAGTACCGTTTGGTAAACAAACCAAGGTTGAATTAAGCGACGGTACATCAGTATGGATAAATGCTGGCTCAAAAATAAGCTATCCTACACGTTTTTCTGCTGTTAAAAGAGAGGTGACTTTAGAAGGTGAAGCATTTTTTGAAGTGAGTCACAACACAAAAAGACCTTTTGTGGTTCATGTTAATGGTTTAGATATCAGGGTGCTGGGTACAGCATTTAATGTCAATTCTTTTGGCCCGGTAGTCCATACAGCCTTGGTAAAAGGTAAGGTAAATCTTGAAGCGGGAAGTCGTTTTATATCGCTGATGCCAGGAGAAATGGGGTCTTATACCGTTTCAAATGGCAGTCTGCAAAAAAATGAAACAGATTTAAGGACCTATACCGCATGGAAAGAAGGAGAAATTTACTTTAATAACAACTCGTTGGGCGAGATCGCATCCCGCCTGGAAAGGGAGTATGATCTTGACTTTAATTTTCAGGATGAATCCCTTAAAAATCTCCATTTTACCATCGATATGCCGAAAAATGAAGGTGATGTACAAAAGATTCTGAATAATATCAGGTTAAGTACCAATCAGGTTAATTTTGTGGTTAAGGGGAATCTGATCCTGGTACAACGTCGATAA
- a CDS encoding sigma-70 family RNA polymerase sigma factor, with protein sequence MADLSKIEALFRAHYSFLCAVAYRVVEDEDVAKDIVQNFFLYCLDKISVITVQTSFKSYAFRAVKNASLSYKKKAKKVDYNDELLRKTGANMACTLEEDKEERETARDLVLWQIIGQMPEKRRHIFLLSNKEGLKYTEIAAQLDISVNTVKTHIKLSYEFLRKECKSLIRIVVIIYMWIGFY encoded by the coding sequence ATGGCAGATCTTTCCAAGATAGAAGCTTTATTCAGAGCGCATTATTCTTTTCTATGTGCAGTCGCATATAGGGTGGTAGAGGATGAGGATGTTGCCAAAGACATTGTTCAGAATTTCTTTTTGTATTGCCTGGATAAGATCTCCGTGATCACTGTTCAGACCAGCTTTAAGAGCTACGCATTCAGAGCGGTAAAAAATGCTTCGCTCAGTTATAAAAAAAAGGCAAAGAAAGTGGACTACAATGACGAGTTGTTAAGAAAAACGGGCGCGAATATGGCTTGTACACTGGAGGAGGACAAGGAGGAACGTGAAACTGCAAGGGATCTTGTACTTTGGCAAATCATAGGTCAGATGCCTGAGAAAAGAAGGCACATATTTTTACTGAGTAATAAGGAGGGCCTGAAGTACACTGAAATTGCAGCACAGCTGGATATTTCTGTGAATACGGTAAAAACGCATATCAAATTATCATATGAGTTTTTGAGAAAGGAATGTAAGTCACTGATCAGGATAGTGGTGATCATTTATATGTGGATAGGATTTTATTAA
- a CDS encoding TlpA family protein disulfide reductase, whose protein sequence is MKLYLISFILLFNFLEKCSSTPRISDHITINIHLKPQNVMRLRYYDDFLVEKVLSFRNASEKDSVLTEKIYSDHILEVKYSVMDAAANKEYFNVLYLKKGDSINIALEEFRLKNLTDNQFLFVSDFLDVNSSIFRHADITKGLKDQMNSNRITLRANLTKIDSLLAHKKITDSVAGLWKEVSNNFYYLKQSRLNYTSNPKDLDTLVSDLKSALAKKTNINSTFLSQAIVVVANYNKTHTNLNDNLNTFVKEVININTEKRYKAGVAFQALKTFPEKKSSLYLETYNLFKNKLNDSAFMAKSYANEIIPIQKSFDQAAIKLTTPGKASLTLADIFRNNKGKVIVFDLWASWCVPCIAEFPYLEKTKARLATKNISFIGIGLDKDIKEKDWKDILAKSKVSTKNQFRVIERSNKLISQLYRIETIPRYLVFNTNGMLVNDHFLKPSDKNFEQRLLMYIQPKKD, encoded by the coding sequence ATGAAGCTATATTTAATCTCCTTTATACTGCTTTTTAATTTCCTGGAAAAATGTAGCAGTACTCCTAGAATTTCTGATCACATTACCATCAATATACACCTAAAACCTCAAAATGTTATGAGATTGAGGTATTATGATGACTTCTTAGTAGAAAAAGTATTATCGTTCAGAAATGCATCAGAAAAAGACAGTGTGTTAACAGAAAAGATTTACTCAGACCATATCCTTGAAGTAAAGTATAGTGTGATGGATGCGGCAGCGAATAAAGAGTATTTCAATGTACTATATCTGAAAAAAGGTGACAGTATCAATATCGCACTGGAAGAGTTCCGACTTAAAAACCTCACTGACAATCAATTTTTATTTGTAAGTGATTTTTTAGACGTCAACAGTTCCATTTTCAGACATGCAGATATTACAAAGGGGTTAAAAGATCAGATGAACTCGAACAGGATCACGTTAAGAGCTAACCTGACAAAAATAGATTCTTTATTGGCACACAAAAAAATAACTGATTCTGTTGCAGGTTTATGGAAAGAGGTTTCAAATAACTTCTATTATTTAAAGCAATCGAGATTAAACTATACTTCCAATCCCAAAGACTTAGACACCCTGGTATCGGACCTGAAATCAGCATTGGCGAAGAAAACAAATATCAATTCTACTTTTTTGAGTCAGGCAATTGTTGTAGTAGCCAATTATAATAAGACACATACGAACCTGAATGACAACTTAAATACTTTTGTCAAAGAGGTGATCAATATTAATACAGAAAAAAGATACAAAGCCGGAGTTGCTTTTCAGGCACTCAAAACTTTTCCGGAGAAAAAATCGTCGCTTTACCTGGAAACCTATAACCTATTTAAAAACAAGCTTAATGATTCGGCCTTTATGGCCAAAAGCTATGCAAATGAAATTATTCCTATTCAAAAGTCTTTTGACCAGGCAGCAATCAAATTAACAACTCCCGGTAAAGCATCTTTAACACTTGCCGATATTTTCAGGAATAACAAGGGAAAAGTAATCGTGTTTGATCTTTGGGCAAGCTGGTGCGTTCCATGCATTGCTGAGTTTCCTTATCTGGAAAAAACTAAGGCCAGACTGGCTACAAAAAATATTTCCTTTATAGGTATTGGCTTAGATAAGGATATTAAAGAAAAAGATTGGAAAGACATTTTAGCAAAGTCTAAAGTGAGCACTAAAAACCAGTTTCGGGTTATTGAGCGATCAAATAAACTAATCAGTCAATTGTATAGAATAGAAACGATACCCCGTTATCTGGTTTTCAATACCAATGGAATGCTGGTTAACGATCATTTTTTAAAGCCATCTGATAAAAATTTTGAACAGCGGCTTTTAATGTATATCCAGCCTAAAAAGGATTAG